CATAAAAGCTTCAGGAACCCAAATAAAAGATGTAAATGAAAAGTGTCCAACCATTGCCCACAATAATGGAAGGGAAAGAATGGCTGAAAAAATAAACTTGCCTGTTTGCTTACTAATCTCCTTTTGACGATGGTCACTTGTTTCTTTTACATTCTCCTTCAAACGAGCCCCATAGCCAAGCTTTTCAACCTTATTAATAATGTCACTTGGTGTTAAGACAGACTCGTTGTATTCCACCGTAGCTTTTTCAAGTGCCAGATTCACATTCGCCTTAACGACCCCATCTAATTTATTCAAACCCTTCTCTATTCTCGTTGAGCATGCCGCACAAGTCATCCCGGTAATATCAAATTCTGCTTTTTCGGTAACCACGTCATAACCAAGGTCTCTAATTTTTTTTTCAATATCTTCGACCTTTAGTTTTTGTGGATCATATTTTATAGCAGATCTTTCTAATGCAAGATTAACGGTTGCTGTTTCTACACCTTCTAATTTATTTAAACCCTTTTCTATCCTTAAGGCACAAGCAGCACAAGTCATTCCGGAAATTTGTAAATTGGTTTCATTTAAAACTTGAGACATAGAATCCACTCCCTTATACCCCTTATGGGTATATTTTATTTTAAAAAGAACGTGCTATTTATAGCACGTGTCTTTTCCTATTTTTACTCTACGTCGTAACCTTGATCATCAATTGTTTCTTTGATTTTATCTAATGTTACCTCTTGGTTGTTATATTCCACATCTACTGTATTGGCCTTTAAGTTAACTTTTACAGAGCTTACTCCGTTTAGTTCACCAACACTGCCTTCAACTGCTTTTACACAGTGATCGCATGACATTCCTTGTACGTTTAAAGTAATCTTTTCCATTATATATTCATCCTTTCTTAATTAGCACTAATATAACCTTGTAAAAGAGGTTATGTTTTAATTTTATTTAACCATACCCCCCTACCCTATGTAAAGTGTTTTTTATACGTTTTTTCCAACTTTCACATTTTGTTCATTCATCCTTACTTTTATCCACGAGTTACAGAGACCAATAGGTAACGGAGTCAAATATTCCTAATAGTATAATCAATATTCCTGAAACTCTTTGTATGGAAGTCCCAAACTTTCTTCCCTTTTTCATCAGTACTCCTCCCCCGCCTAAGTACCAAATAATCAAAATAAAAAGGATTAGCGGCAAAGCTGTTCCTAATGCAAATACAGAAGGCAGGATAAACCCGTATGTGCTGGACAAAACAATCGGCATTAAGGTAACAAAGAATAGGATAAACATAGTTGGACAAAAAGCCAGTGAAAAACTGAACCCTAACATAAAGGAACCAAATGGTGTTTCCCGTTTGTACTCTTTAGACCCTTTAAATAATTTGATTGTTCCTTCTAGTTTTATTAATCCAATCATATATAACCCAACAATGATAAGTAATGGTCCCATAATTTTGCGAATCCAAGGAAAATATGAAATTAGGCTTTCTTGAATTTCTCTTCCTAATATCCATACAAGTCCTCCTAATAAAGAGAAAGCAGCTACTTTTCCTAATGTAAAAAAGAGAACATCCTTCCACACAATTTTCTGTTGAAAGGAGCGGTTACCGTAAAGCGTTAATGCACTGATATTTCCAGTAAGCTGACAGGGTGCCAGAGCTCCCACTATTCCTAAGAGTAAGGCAAAAACGGATGGCCAAGATTCCAAGTTGTTGGCGATGATAAAAAACGGTTTGCTTACAAATGAACTAAATTGACTCATGAGATTGTACATAGAATCACCTTATTTTTCTTGGATGATAAAAAGGACTGCTTTACTAAGTTAATACTATAACAATAGTAGTCACATTTTATGAAGAACGTATGAAGAGTTTTTGACATTTCTGGGACAATTATCAAATCGAGTAGGAGGGGGTGACTAACCCCCGACCTCTCACACCACCGTACGTACCGTTCGGTATACGGCGGTTCTATTAAGATTGACGTAAAGTTTCATAACGGTTATATAGACTTTTCAACCCTCGTTGACTCCAATATGAGTTATCGAGGGTTTTGTGTAATATTGGGCTACAGGCGATTCTCCAGTATTTCTTTCTGGAGTTGCCCCATTCGTGCGCCTTGTAACCAGGGACGCCTAAACCAATCAGTTTTCTAACTCTAGTTTTAGATTTCTTCCACTGTTTCCATTCGCACATTCTTAGCCTTCTTCTTATCCATTCATCAAATTCTTTGAATTTGCTTGGAGTGTCCGCTAAAGCGAAGTACCCGCACCATCCTGTAAGATAGCGGTTTAACATTTCAATTCTTACCTCAAGTGGGATAGGTTTTGACCGAGAGGTAATTTCTCGAATCTTCGTCTTAAAGCGTTTAATGCTTTGTTTCGCTATTCGCACCTTCGGTTCTTTATTAAATGTGAAACTGAAACCAAGAAATTTCCGTTTCCACGGACGGTCGATTGCCGACTTATCCCTGTTTACCTTCAATTTTAGTTTCTGCTCAATAATCGTCGTAATGGATTCCATCACACGTTCCCCTGCTTTTAATGACTTAACATAAATGTTGCAGTCATCCGCATAACGGACAAACTTATGCCCTCTGGCTTCCAATTCTTTATCTAATTTATCAAGAATTATGTTTGAAAGTAGTGGACTGAGAGGTCCCCCTTGCGGAGTACCTTCCTCCGTTGATTGTACGACCCCATTAAGCATTACACCTGATTGAAGGTATTTCCTGATTAGTTTGAGAAGAATGCGGTCTTCAATTCTCTTAGCGAGTATTCCCATCAGTATGTCATGATTAACCTTATCAAAGAATTTCTCTAAGTCCATATCAATTACCCAGCGGTAACCTTCTTTGATATAACCCTTTGCCTTTCTTACCGCATTATGGGCGCTCCTGTTAGGTCGGAAACCATAGCTGTTTTCAGAAAATGTTGGATCAAAGATTGAGGTTAATACTTGGGCGATTGCCTGTTGGATGAAACGGTCTGTCACAGTCGGTATGCCTAAAAGCCTTATCCCTCCGCCTGGTTTCGGGATTTCGACACGGCGAACAGGAGAAGGTTGATAGTTACCTGTTCTCAAAGTTTCCCGAAGGGAATCCCAGTTTTCATAGAGATGTCGTCGTAGGAATTTTACGGACATTCCATCTATGCCGTGACTTCCTTTGTTCTGCTCTACCCTTTTTAGGGCAGTTAAGAGATTTTCCCGTGATAGAATTAGTTCCATTAACATGATGTTATCCTTTCTACGTGAATGAAGGTTCTGTTTATGCCGACTTTTGCTCCACCCTCCTAGAGTCCCCAACGGATTCACCGCTTCCTCCTTTAGGTAGGTCCTTTCGGATTGTCTGTGTTCAATGCAATCACCGAATGTGCAGACTTCATTCTTTCTTAATAGTTCAGTCCTTCCCATTCTTTCTCGAGTAAGAATGGTACTATGACTTCTGCTGACTTCTGATTGTTCAGCTATCCATTGCTAGATAGTTTACCAAGTGTACTTGGCTTATCAATCAGATCTCCCCGGGTAAGAGTACAGTCTTTCCCTCCATCTATCTGCTTCATTTACTCTGTACCACCTTCGGCAGTAAGGACTTTGTTTTGTGTTGCAAACTCATCCAATGATACCTAGCCTTATATGAAGTTCGTGTTCCTCAGACCGGAGGTTTGCCGCTCGCTTCCTTCAGATTCCGCGTCACCGCGGACACCCTTGCGTTAGGCTAACCATTACTACTGCCTTCATGGTTCGGGACTTTCACCCTAGAGACTGCACCCATGCCGGGCGCACAACAGAAAAGCATCGGGAAGTACCGATGCTTTCTAGAGTCTATTTAATTTCTACAACGTACGGATATACGAATACTTGGCCACTAAACTTAAACTCTGCCCATATCTTATAAACCCCAGGTTCTGTAAATTTTGTAGCAAA
This Neobacillus sp. YX16 DNA region includes the following protein-coding sequences:
- a CDS encoding sulfite exporter TauE/SafE family protein, with translation MYNLMSQFSSFVSKPFFIIANNLESWPSVFALLLGIVGALAPCQLTGNISALTLYGNRSFQQKIVWKDVLFFTLGKVAAFSLLGGLVWILGREIQESLISYFPWIRKIMGPLLIIVGLYMIGLIKLEGTIKLFKGSKEYKRETPFGSFMLGFSFSLAFCPTMFILFFVTLMPIVLSSTYGFILPSVFALGTALPLILFILIIWYLGGGGVLMKKGRKFGTSIQRVSGILIILLGIFDSVTYWSL
- the copZ gene encoding copper chaperone CopZ, which translates into the protein MEKITLNVQGMSCDHCVKAVEGSVGELNGVSSVKVNLKANTVDVEYNNQEVTLDKIKETIDDQGYDVE
- the ltrA gene encoding group II intron reverse transcriptase/maturase, whose protein sequence is MLMELILSRENLLTALKRVEQNKGSHGIDGMSVKFLRRHLYENWDSLRETLRTGNYQPSPVRRVEIPKPGGGIRLLGIPTVTDRFIQQAIAQVLTSIFDPTFSENSYGFRPNRSAHNAVRKAKGYIKEGYRWVIDMDLEKFFDKVNHDILMGILAKRIEDRILLKLIRKYLQSGVMLNGVVQSTEEGTPQGGPLSPLLSNIILDKLDKELEARGHKFVRYADDCNIYVKSLKAGERVMESITTIIEQKLKLKVNRDKSAIDRPWKRKFLGFSFTFNKEPKVRIAKQSIKRFKTKIREITSRSKPIPLEVRIEMLNRYLTGWCGYFALADTPSKFKEFDEWIRRRLRMCEWKQWKKSKTRVRKLIGLGVPGYKAHEWGNSRKKYWRIACSPILHKTLDNSYWSQRGLKSLYNRYETLRQS